The Subtercola sp. PAMC28395 genome segment TCCGCTCTTTTATGGGCGCGGGATGAACGAATTGTTCTACAATCGAACACATGCCGATCAATTCAGTCATTTTGAGTTCCCGTATAGCGGAGGCACGCACCGAGGCAGGTCTGACTCAGGCGGACCTCGCCGGGCAAATTGGTCTAGCACGTTCAGCTGTGGCGAAGATCGAGACTGGATTGCGCGGCGTCTCCGCTCTTGAGCTGTCTCAGATCGCGTCGGCAGTTGGTCAGCGTGTGGAGTGGCTACTGACGGACGGGCCAGCGGCGGTCGTGGCCCACCGCATTCGCCGGGATGCTGATTCATCAGTTGCGTCCATCGATCGGGAACTTGAACGTCTCGCCCGAGATGTCGAGTTCTTAGCCGAGCAGAGTTCGTCCTTTCATCTCCCCGCGCGGGAGCCGTGGAGTGTTCCCCAGTCTTTTTCCGACGCTGACAATCTCGCCGCTCGCGCGCGCGATGAACTCAACCTCGAAAAGGGTGCGCCGGCGCTTCGGCTGGCGGAAACGTTCGGTGGGCTGGGGCTCCTGGTATTCGTGAAGGATCTGGGCATTGACTCCGCGGATGGCGGGACTGTGCTACTCAGTCAGGGCGGATTGTCGCTCATCAATGGAACCAGCCACCTAGGTCGCCGCCGCCTCACCGCCGCCCACGAACTGGCCCACTACCTCGTCGCGGATGACTTTGTCATTGACTGGCGAGTGGCAGAAGGCGCAGAAAGCGGGCGCACCGAGGCATTCTTCGATCGATTTGCGCGGGCACTATTACTTCCAGAAGAAGGCCTTGGCCGGTACTGGCTGACGGCACTAGCGGACGGTCTTCGTGCCGCTGCTGTGAGGACCGCGAGCCACTTCCAGGTGGACATGGCCACCCTGGCTCGACGATTGCACGAAACAGGGATCATCGATCGAGAAGAAGCGGGTCGAATCAGGGAGGTCCGAACCACGCGAGCCGACATCGTCGATTACGACCTGATTGTGCCGTATGAATTGGAGAAGCCGACGCTGCCGCGCTCGTACGAGCGCGGCGTATTAGCCCTCTACCGTGGCGAGCGGATTAGCGCAGAACGGGCGCTTGACCTTCTTCACTCGACGTACGCGCTGGAAGACCTGCCCGAGCTGTCCCCTGCCCGCGAGGACGAGCTATGGTCGATCCTCAATTGAGTGACGCTTCTACCCGACCATGGATCTTCGACAGTGGGCCACTTAGAGGTCGCGCCGATAGGTGGTATTTCGGCGTGTTGTCGGCGGGACGGGCACGAGGCCTGTTAATCACGGATGTGTGAATATCTCGTGCGTCAACCGGAGTCCTCGTGCCCGCCGTTCCATCATCGATCATTGAGCCGATCTGGCACCAGTTCGAAGCGCT includes the following:
- a CDS encoding helix-turn-helix domain-containing protein encodes the protein MPINSVILSSRIAEARTEAGLTQADLAGQIGLARSAVAKIETGLRGVSALELSQIASAVGQRVEWLLTDGPAAVVAHRIRRDADSSVASIDRELERLARDVEFLAEQSSSFHLPAREPWSVPQSFSDADNLAARARDELNLEKGAPALRLAETFGGLGLLVFVKDLGIDSADGGTVLLSQGGLSLINGTSHLGRRRLTAAHELAHYLVADDFVIDWRVAEGAESGRTEAFFDRFARALLLPEEGLGRYWLTALADGLRAAAVRTASHFQVDMATLARRLHETGIIDREEAGRIREVRTTRADIVDYDLIVPYELEKPTLPRSYERGVLALYRGERISAERALDLLHSTYALEDLPELSPAREDELWSILN